The Falco naumanni isolate bFalNau1 chromosome 1, bFalNau1.pat, whole genome shotgun sequence genome window below encodes:
- the LOC121082698 gene encoding vasotocin-neurophysin VT — translation MQSERQGGRLPLARVAQLQAPSTMAEPSLPLSFLCLLALSSACYIQNCPRGGKRALADTALRQCMPCGPGNRGNCFGPGICCGAELGCYLGTAETQRCTEEDYLPSPCQAGGQPCGSGGRCAAPGICCTAETCAMDGSCLDEGSDGAQEAAEKNLTVLDGSAGDLLLKLMHLANRQQQQQGKHPLL, via the exons ATGCAAAGCGAGCGGCAGGGCGGCCGGCTTCCCCTGGCACGCgtggcacagctgcaggcacCCTCCACCATGGCAGAGCCTTCGctgcccctctccttcctctgcctcctcgCCTTGTCCTCTGCCTGCTACATCCAGAACTGCCCCCGGGGCGGCAAGCGGGCGCTGGCCGACACAGCCCTCCGACAG TGCATGCCCTGCGGCCCCGGGAACAGAGGCAACTGCTTTGGCCCTGGCATCTGCTGTGGTGCAGAGCTTGGCTGCTACCTGGGCACGGCAGAGACCCAGCGCTGCACCGAGGAAGACTACCTGCCTTCACCCTGCCAGGCTGGCGGCCAGCCCTGCGGCTCCGGCGGCCGCTGTGCTGCGCCCGGCATCTGCTGCACTGCCG AAACCTGTGCAATGGATGGCAGCTGCCTGGACGAAGGCAGCGACGGGGCTCAGGAGGCGGCGGAGAAGAACCTGACGGTGCTGGATGGCTCAGCCGGGGATCTGCTCCTCAAGCTCATGCACTTGGCGAaccggcagcagcagcagcagggcaagcaCCCCCTCCTCTGA
- the LOC121086806 gene encoding neurophysin 1-like, translating into MPCKAFAICLLGLLALSSACYIQNCPIGGKRAVLDMDIRKCMPCGPRNKGHCFGPTICCGEELGCYIGTSETLRCQEENFLPTPCESGRKPCGSSGGSCAAPGICCSSGESSTRAVSHLGPWSAGSSHM; encoded by the exons ATGCCCTGCAAGGCATTCGCCATCTGCCTCCTGGGGCTCCTGGCTCTCTCCTCCGCTTGCTACATCCAGAACTGCCCTATCGGGGGCAAACGCGCAGTCCTGGACATGGACATCAGGAAG TGCATGCCCTGTGGTCCCAGGAACAAAGGCCACTGCTTCGGGCCCACCATCTGCTGCGGAGAAGAGCTGGGCTGTTACATCGGCACGTCCGAAACCCTGCGGTGCCAGGAGGAAAACTTCTTGCCGACGCCCTGCGAGTCGGGACGCAAACCCTGCGGCAGCAGCGGAGGGAGCTGCGCGGCCCCCGGCATCTGCTGCAGCAGCGGTGagagcagcaccagggctgtgtCCCACCTGGGACCCTGGTCAGCGGGGTCCTCACACATGTGA